The sequence AACCGAGGGTGCTCTAACATCATATGGATTAAACTTAGCTTAAAGTGGGCCGAGGAAAGTGGTCAATTTATTGGGCTTGATGGGTCCATCATctacattaatacaaactatCGATTTCTTATAATGGTGTTTGTCAGCCTGGAGCCAGGAGTCCTTCATTCATGAGCGTGGTTCGATTTAACCAAGGCTGCATTTTCATATTACTAATACGGAAAGACCTCTTAATTAAAAGGCATTTACCTCTAGTATTGGGTTTGTTTTCGAAGCCCCAATGGGCCTCTAAACATATAAGGTATAGTTTTGCATACGTGAGGAGTGTTTTAGTGTGATGTGTTGTCACTATCAAAGTATCAATCAATGGATTTGGTTGTACTTGGATGTTTTTGGGCATTAAGCGATTGTCGGTAAACTGGAATGTGGTACGAATATACGAAACAGTTTAAATAACTTTTTGCTTAGAGAAAAAGGGTTATTATAATGGTATTAAGACATGGTTAGATTTTTAACTATGTAcgaaatcaaagttttgtctGAGCAACAAGAAGGTGATGATCAGTAAGGATGAACATTCCTTGTAAGACCATTGACATTGGTGAAGAACCCGACATGTTTGTACGGAAGATACGATCTCCGTTTCCCTTCTTCCCTTATCGCTCTGTTCCTCATGTACAGCCTCTCGTGTGCCGACTTCGTTTTCATCTTCGCCTTCTCCGCTCTCTTCACGCCGCTCGGTttcgccgccgccgccgccgttgAAGGAGACGACTGCGACGAAGAACCGTTACTAAGAAACACAAACGCGTCTTTACCGTCGCTTTTGCTTCTCAGGACAAGATCTCTAAACCTCCAAAGCTTCGAGAATCCTGTCGAGTTACTTTTCCGACAAGTCTTCGGCGAAGCTTCCTCCACCGTTCTACCTGACCACGAGCAGTAAGGACCGATCGGCTCAGATTCTTCCgtcgcggtggtggtggtggtggtggcttccTCTCTTTCCACGAAGACCTTCTTGAGAGGCGAACGGAGAGATTCTTCAGCCTCCGGTTCGAAGAGGAGATTCCGGTTAAAGAAAGGGTAAACCGGTCGGATCTGACCGCCTTCGAAAGCTTCATCCGCCGTTATAGGTGAGTTCTCTCCGTTTACACTCGCGAACGAGAACTCATcaccttcttctccttcatcattagattcttcttcttccttctctgtAACACCGACCTTGAGTTTGGAGCTGAAGTCTTCGTTTAATTTCCCGTAAAGCTCGGCGAATCTTTCTTTTCCGACGAACCTCGCCGCCGGAGACGAAGGAGAAACAACTtgcatcttctttttttttatatcaaatagaGCAAAACAGATACAACACACAAAACTTCTCtcttttctatgaaaaaaaaaacaaaaaataatctgaaatagagagagagagagggtctTGTTTGATAAAAATAGAGGAAGATCCTTTGCTCTCTCTTTTTATATATGGACCAGATATTTTAAGtatcttctatttttattttcctatttttatttatttatttatttgtcataAACTTGTtacaaaaaactttaaaataattgcCAAACATCGTTGTTGAGAACTTGATGTAATGGTTACACTATAAATTACTGAAATTAATTCTTGTCCATATCTATCTAacaaaaacgaatataaataagtcaatatagTATTTTCTTTGTTGACTGGATTTGGATTCTAGAACAAACAAATATTGAACGTCATCTTAGCATTGACCTTGAATACACACCATTACAAACCAAACTACAGTTGATCCAATTTAGAAAAGTCATGAATAGTTCACCAAAAAAAAGGCCATGAATGaaaagaatttttgaaaatcaacTAGTTATAAATCcctttatgaaaacacaagaCATAAATGATTGGCAGTTCTGTTATTGGTTTTTAGCtataaaaaaatctcaacaGTTTCAAAAGACTTTAATTCCTCCATTCAAATCACAAAATATGTATTACAAAGTTATTTCACCAATTGaccaaacaaaaaccaaaagaacGTGAAACCGCGTGATGGGAAAGGAACATGAATATATGTTCGAGAAGCAAAACAGGACTTGTTCAATGGCGCTGACATGATTCTTGACGTGGAAGGTGGCTTGAGGTTCACGTGTTGACCTTGTTGATAAATAGACGATAATTATCGAGAAGCTCACTTGGCTTTCTTGTAAGGGCCGGTTCGCATTCGGTGAACGGTATTAGCAATGTAAGGCGTGGATCTATTCAGCTCGGGTCtattcaatgataatatatCTGTTATTGGTAgaccttaaaaaaaaatctttgttaTTGTCAGATTTCGTATGCGTAGGGTTTTGGTGGGTCCAATAGTTTTGTGGACTATAGATAAAAGTTGTGATAATGTGTGGTATATGATAGTATCTAGTACTCATCTCGAAAACGTACAATAATACATCACTTTCTTTTACATAAATTGAAGagaaataataactttattCGATATGTTATAGGAAACTTTTCACAAAACAGAGAACAAGactatcttatttatttatcctTTTTATCATTTACAAAACATTTCTTCAATTTGGTTGAATTTGGTCTGACACAAGTCGGTCCGACTTTTTATCACCGTTTCAAATACTATCCTTCGATCATGTTCTACATGTGTTGTATCATTAAGTATCCACGTACGAACAAACGAAGAGTTATGAGAATGAAGTGGCAAGTGTTGAGCTGTGTATCGTTCCATTTATTGTGTGGTATAAATGAAAATTGGTCGCTGTTGGCTCGTATAGGTGGCTCACCAACACAGACTCAATCACTATACTagtgttttaaaataaagtattaaTAATATTGTATCAATGTTTAACTGGTAAATGTCACGCATTATCGCCGGAGAAATGTTTCGTAATCGGTTACGAGGGACATTTTTTCAGGTAATGATGTGATAATAACTTGGTCGTAAAAAGTATAAGATTTACCTACAAGTTAGAAAACATTAATCAGTATCTCTTGTGAACCACAACAAAAATTTGCATTTCTCTATTTTACGGTATGATCAATAACAGAAGTGGATTAATTTCACCgcgtgaaaaaattatggatgagataaaaaaaattcacataaaTGAACAAACGAGTATGATTACTTAGCAGTTAACGTTTTGTATAGACTAGTTTACAAGTAAGTTACGTCTTGCATTCATATTATTTAACGGGGaaaatagttgacaaaaagAACAATATTCAAAAGTTTCTTTAAATAAAGACTTGGAGAAAGTTCTCAGCAGTGGAGGAGAACGTTTGAGTTCAAATTTAGAAAGTAGTACTTAATGATCGAGAAGATAGGTAGAATGTGGACGTCGAGGAAATAATGTCCAAATCATCtgaattaaaaaccaaaaatatatattaacgcGTTTAGTGTTGTCTCAAGCAATGATATGCTAAATTGCTGATAATATACACAACAAATAAAATTTGTGACTAATCAAAGTTCAAGTTccattaatcttttttttttatcaagaatttatttagatattacaattatgagaaagattacaaagACGATTCGataaccgacaatactacctgccttatgagAATCTACGCTTAACTGCATCAtttgagccgtcctatgaagatcaaGCCTGACtggatttacttgcaccatgttgagaAACCCTTGTAAGTCTTTCTTCCGTAATCGCATAATTGTTGAATAAATCGCTTGCTCCGAGAATTGAAACATGGATTTCCTATGCAATCTGCAaaaaattgcatagtctgggatttgaaccccagacctgggtgtagaagACTTTAAACCATAACCATTAGACTACGGTGCTTCCACAATTCAAGTTCCATTAATCATCTTGTAGGATCTATCAGTTAGATCCTAATTAAAATGGGTGATATAGTTCCTAGATATTAAGCCATTAAGACATTTCATTTTCTTCAATAGACATcatatcttattattttcttttactttatgTCTTAATTAAATGGTAAtacatcatcttttttttttttttttgaaactaatgGTAATACATCATCATATTATGAATTTAACAGCTAAACTTATCCAAAATTTGAATGTCTTAATAGAGAATAGCTGTGTCCCACACATGTGCCTTTTAATAAAGTCCATAACCCGACAGAAAGATCGTgtacaataatttattttgtatgcATTTGGTGAATTGAAGCAATATATAACTTTCGTACCCAGAACCGCCGCAAAAGCTAACATGTTTTCGACCAAATGTTTGAAGaccttttgaaatttttctttaCGGTTTTGTTCGTCGCATTTGTACTGCCCGTTGTTTTGCTGATGGTAGACCACAACTATTCTACCGAACCATTTATTTTCTTAGACTTTGATACAATTAATTGACATCTTAGTAACTCAATACTAGAATTTAGGAGATTATTGACTTTGTTATTATGTCAACAGAAATCTGGCAAACCTCACTTTTAAGGATAGTTTATCCTACTACACTAACGAATAAAATGTTCAAAAAGAAAGACACCAAAGTCTACATGACTAAAAGAACTGCAACTACATAAGCTGAACGGAGAAAATAAAACAAGCAAATATAAGGTGGGTTTCTGTTTATGTGGCAAGCAATTGAAGAACTTTTGATAGTTCAGGTATAAACCAAAGATGCCGCTTGAAAACCAACATGAAGTTTAATAATTTCTAAAAATGCGACATCTAAATATGACTTGTGtgaatatatatactttattcCGAATTTCCAATCTTCatactatattatttaaagtttgagtTCAATGAGCTAATCCAACCAATCTTGCTTAAATTACATCTTAGTTTTGTCTAATCTTGTATTAGAAAGACATAGAAGAATCTAAAGTATTCTGATCTCCTTCCTTCGTCATAAGCTGTTTCTAACTATAGACACTTTTTTTGCTTCTTTTCAGCCGAAATAGTCTCAGATGATGAGAATGCAGTAAGCgtttgttataattgtttgtttgttacaAAACATTTACATTGAACATGATGTAATGGTTACACTCAGGCCTGGCCTTGATAGGAAGCCAAGGAAGCAGGCCTTTAATATTATCAACAAAATCGGCCAAATGTTTAAAGACCTTttggaatttttctttttttgtatttacagtTTATTTGAAAGTttgcaaaactctatatttgaagtttcaatgtatttttcttcaaaagtaaaacttcaaatttaatttcaatattatttgaagtttcaatcatattatgtaaaattatacatGTAGTCATTATATCATGTagtactttttttttccaaaaacgtACCTGCCTTTCACAATCGCAAAACGTGATTGTAAAACTCCGAATGCACGTTCTACATCTTTTCTACATGCTTCTTGTTGTgctgcaaaatattttttctttggagtattaagttttaatatgttgtattgattaatatttaaataaaaagtctttgacttttaaataaaataataacttttttattttattttaattataattgacttttaaataaataaatattttttattttaattataactatggttattaatattaataattagtacGTAAACAAAAATGTGTGATTTCATATTGTAAGAATTGTATTTCTTCTTACACAAGTATTTTAGTTACAatcataaaaaattagaatactactttgtaaataaaaaagtttgcttctattatagaggaatgctattttttcccctaaatatagaggaaaaaatagcaatctctattttaggggaataaatagaggtgggttgaagctgattttactctattatagcatttagaaacaaatatatgaattggttggagatgctcttaggtcCGCCCCTAGatacaaaaaaaggaaatgaAGCATAAGAATGTCATACAATTACTTCATATATCCACATTCAGAAAGCAACGTTGTTGGGAGGTTTTGAAGTAAATGGGATTAGATTGTACCAAGCTAAGAAATATGTCATGAGGCTCAAAAGAGCTTACCTGATAATTGACCAAGACACATTTGAGATGTCCGTAGCTCATAATCATATTATGATATTTGTATCATACTGTTTTTCTTCAGCTATGaaatatgtgatttgattttGATCATGTAATGTATTCACATAATATATGTCTAGAGTGAGCATTCACCAAACTTTCCACAAAGGAACACATTGTTTTAACGTCCTACCTTTACTGAAAGAAGTCATAGACACTCAGGCAGGTACTGACTACTGAGTACTTGCACACAAAATCATGCAAAAATAGATTCTTACAAAGCCTTCTAATCCATAAAGATGTCACAATGAAGCTTGCTAACTTTGGCCCTCTTAGCAGGTAGCTCTATTTCAGTTTTGTGACACATGAAACTCAAGTTTTCTACTTACATTTGTTTTTGGGAGTTTTGGATGGAAacgtaattttaaaatcatttgtattattatatttttaaaataatttatcaagGAAATCATTAAAAATCACTGTATTATTTTATCATGTTTGAGGGTGTAACTGGATTACaaatttttagaataaaattgTTTGGAATAGTTTATTCCTGCagattttaaattcttttaccatttgaatgaaataaaaaaaaattcatttcagTGATTCTTTGTGGAAtgtctggaaaaaaaaaatagaatgtaGTTATTAAACATTCATGATTAAAAAAGCTCCTGAATAAGTGGAAtgtaattcaatttttttaattccatAATTTTCCTTATTCCATTCATCTacattccatttttttaatttctttcatTTATGATTTTCCTTAAATTGATAACCAGTATAACCTTAAtcttatgtattaaaacagaagtcacaaccttgattcatgtgtgattttttaaaaagtggaCATATTTCTAGAAAATCATGTTACGTCTAATctttaatcttatcatttaaattttgggtttaccaaaattttttattgagctattaataattggatttaaacaatagatgatccattggatttatagatagtataaattaaatagatataatttaatgttgtaatactatacctccatatgttaattatttaaatatttgtcgatgttaacttttaaaattataaagttttttttttaaatagcaaaaatcatattatttaacaatgattaatctttactaccttaaatcaatgaaaacaaattttaaactatatagtttattttaaacattaaacaaaaactaaatgtttaattatttaaacgataatataaatctatgaaggaaaaaaattaattttttaaaaaactttctaaatttgtgaaatgttacaatatctttgaatatgacaataaaacaatattttactaatatttatatatatagttacgattttaataataaaataataatccgaaaatatatatatagaaaaaatacagatacatgtgaaaatttgaaacaatctattcaataaaaaaaatataccgtaaacttattttgttttaaaaattgatagacacatatatattacaatatatgccaatttagaattaaaaaaatatttatataaaaataaatgaaaagacgGTTgcacggatcgagatctagttagttaTATTATTGCTAGTGCTTTcaataaccaaaatgatttTCTTGTTTCATAAAAATTGTCCTTCTGATATTTTACTTGCAGactaaataattttgttaatatacatatatacttcCTATGTAATATATCATCTATTAATTGATAACTATTTTATACTAAAAGAGTTTAGCTTCAGTAATATAGGGAATCAGAACAATGTCATATTAAAATATCGAACAAAATTTTGGGAAATAATcctaaaatcatatattttaaaataaaatatttagacaaaacaaaatctttttaacaaAAGCTGTAAGAAAATACAATACATTTTGCAAAAGGTCAGTTGAACACTCCAAATCCAAACCAATACtgtattggaaagtgtataaccCAATTgtcctttctcaaaaaaaaaaaggtgtacAACCCAATTTTTTCctcaaagaaaaattattacccaatttaaaatattttcaacgTATCAAAGAAAAAATCAATCGCTATTTTTGTCATATACTTGAGACAAATGggtatttatttaataatttcctcaaaaaagataatattaaaaaaagtcaaaaaaacACAAGAGAACTAAAAGAGAGGATCCAATTGAAAACCGGATTAGATATTTACTAAATCAAGCCTTTGCCTCCTCAAAACCCCCAAAAAAGGAGCAAACTTTGAATGGATCCTTGACCAACTTCATCACCATTACACTCCCAAAAGGGTGGTTCTTCATCACGACACCCTCTTCgtctaacaacaacaacaaacccAGGTTCCATTTTCTCTCGCTTCATTCGCTTTCAACTCGTTAAGAGAAGGAAGAAAGTCTTATCCTTTCCTTTCAATGTTTGTGCATTGATGCTAGACAAATGGCTGGTTCATCAACCAAGAGGTTTCCTCTCTACGCTAAGGACTACGAGCTCTTCGAGGAGGTGGGAGAAGGTGTAAGCGCCTCAGTGTACAGAGCTAAGTGCATTGCTCTTAACGAGAATGTCGCCATTAAGATTATGGATCTTGAGAAATGCAGAAACGATTTGGTAAAAGATtgcatttttattaaatttaagaaaataaaaatcagatttttatatatttttcttacttGACTTGTCTTGTTCAATGACAGGACACAATAAGGAAGGAAGTTCACATTATGAGTTTGATTGAGCATCCGAATCTGTTGAAAGCGCATTGCTCTTTCATAGACCGTAACACCTTATGGATTGTGATGCCTTATATGTCTGGTGGCTCATGTTTTCATTTGATGAAAACTGTTTATCCTCAAGGTTTTGAGCAACCTATCATTGCTACTTTGTTGAGGGAAGTGCTTAAAGCTCTTGTTTATCTTCATAGACAAGGTCACATCCATAGAGATGTTAAGGTagtcacctttttttttttaactctagtCCTCAGATTTTAGGGCCGTAGGCGATTtagtaaagattttttttaataaatttgggGACTTATAtgtctatgtaatttttttcgaaaattttTGGGCTATGGTTTCACTTGGTTATGTTCAGAACCGGCCCTGCGGTTACACTATATTAGTTTTGCCATCTAAAATGCTTTTTTATATAGGCTGGGAACATACTGGTTCACTCGAGAGGTGTAGTGAAACTAGGAGACTTTGGAGTTTCAGCGTGTATGTTTGATAGCGGTGAAAGGATGCGTACAAGGAACACATTCGTTGGAACTCCTTGCTGGTGTGTGCTTATATTCTCTTTACAAtaagtgttttttttcaagtttcttATTTGTGTGTTTGTTATGGGTCTTAAAGGATGGCACCTGAAGTTATGCAGCAAGTAGATGGATATGATTTCAAGTATGTTTTTGCAACTTTTCTAGTCTATCTGCACACCAATCACAATCATGAATAGTGTTTACTTACTGATTTTGAATGTATTTGTTCTGTATAACAGAGCGGATATCTGGTCTTTTGGCATAACTGCACTGGAGCTAGCTCATGGTCACGCGCCATTTTCAAAATATCCACCTATGAAGGTTAGTCCTTACACTATTGATGTGAATGAACAACAAACGCAAACTAACTTTTTAAGAAAGC is a genomic window of Brassica napus cultivar Da-Ae chromosome A2, Da-Ae, whole genome shotgun sequence containing:
- the LOC106394669 gene encoding uncharacterized protein LOC106394669, with protein sequence MQVVSPSSPAARFVGKERFAELYGKLNEDFSSKLKVGVTEKEEEESNDEGEEGDEFSFASVNGENSPITADEAFEGGQIRPVYPFFNRNLLFEPEAEESLRSPLKKVFVEREEATTTTTTATEESEPIGPYCSWSGRTVEEASPKTCRKSNSTGFSKLWRFRDLVLRSKSDGKDAFVFLSNGSSSQSSPSTAAAAAKPSGVKRAEKAKMKTKSAHERLYMRNRAIREEGKRRSYLPYKHVGFFTNVNGLTRNVHPY